Sequence from the Oncorhynchus kisutch isolate 150728-3 linkage group LG12, Okis_V2, whole genome shotgun sequence genome:
TATTTTTTGACAACCTAGCCTCGTTCTCCTGGTTGTGTGTTGAGGGGGCCATGTGTATCCTGCTGGAGAGCCTGGCGTGTTTAAAACCTCACTCATGTTTGTAATGTAATATATGTGTTTCTGCTCCTGTAGAGAAGGCTCTCCAGGGCCTGCTGGAGTCCCTGACGTGTCCCCCATACACCCCAACCCAGCACCTGGAGAAGGAGCAGGCTCTGGCCAAACAGTTTGCTGAGATCCTCCACTTCACCCTGCGCTTCGATGAACTCAAGGTCGGACTGGCTGCTATTGGAACACGACATCATCAAACCACACTTTTTCAAATTAAACACACGTCATTTCTGTGAAAGTGAAAAGTTTTGTACCCGTTTTATTCCCTCTGGTAAAGAGTTCCTATATTGTCTATGTTGGTACTGAATGATTGTTCTGTCTTTCAGATGAGAATTCCTGCCATTCAGAATGACTTCAGTTATTACAGGAGGACAATCAGTCGAAACAGGATAAACAACATGAATGTGAGTCAGAGAAAGTGTTGTCATATCTACGGTTGCAAAAATCCTGTAACTTCCCCAATCCTACAACCAGGATTTCTGAAAAACTTGGCAATTTTGGGGAAGTTACCAGAGTTTTGCGTCCCTAGTCATGTCTATTTTAGATCCAATGTGACAGAATAgctcatctgtatttttttttggggggggggggctggttcgCAGTCTCTGAACTCCTTTGTCGTTGCCATCCAGTCTCCTCTGCCTTGACGCCAAAGATGGATCAGACATTGAGCCTGACTGTCTGTTTTACGCCTGTCTTGTCTCTAGTTGGATATCGAGAGCGAGGTCAACAATGAGATGGCCAACAGAATGTCACTGTTCTACGCCGAGGCGACGCCCATGCTGAAGACCTTAAGCACAGCTACGACAAACTTCGTAACCGAGGTAAGAGACTAGTCCTTTTCCCCTTTGTTTGCTGCTCGGTGATAAGATTTGATGGTCAGGTTTGTGTTTAATTTGATAGCAGCACTGTTCAGTCTGTTTTGAGGCAAGTTGGTGTCATGTTGGTAATAGTAACCTTGTTCTATTCCTACACCCCCCAGAATAAGACATTACCCCTGGAAAACACCACTGACGTTCTCAGCACCATGGCCAGCGTCTGTAAAGTCATGCTGGAGACACCGTGAGTTGACTTGACATTCTAGCAGCGCGACATTCCTaggaaaatatatacagtatgtttatcGATGCCACTATTAAACACGGTTCAACGTGTACTTTTAATTGAATAGTGTGTGtcgatgtctttctctctccagagACTACACGAGCAGGTTCAACAGTGAGGACACGCTCCTGTTCTGTATGAGAGTGATGGTTGGAGTCATCATCCTGTACGACCACGTCCATCCCAACGGAGCCTTCAACAAGTCCTCCAAGATCGACGTCAGCACCACCTCTAATATATACTGATTCTATAATACCCTGAAGGCCCAATCTTACTCTAATGTTAGCATGCGTAATTTCGCTCTTTCGTCTAAATCGCGTCAATGGGAAATgtgggtgagttttttttcttcGAATGCTTTAAACATGTTTTTCAAGGTTTAAATGTAGTTTTTTGTTTCTCATCAGATGAAGGGATGCATAAAGGTCCTGAAAGAACAACCAGCAGATAATGTTGAAGGTCTCCTGAACGCCCTCAAGTAAGTCTCTCTCCTCGCCTCAGTTTAGTACTtctctgagggggagaggggtcaTGTCCGACCTTACTAAAGTTTCTGAACACCAAATGATTTAGAAATGGCGCCTTGGTAAGAATGCTACTAACAGTTTTTGACGATGGTATGGGCGGTGCTCTTTGGGTGGAAGCATTTTCTCTGCAATGCAGCGAACAGTCCATGTGACTCCTGTGTGTCTTTTTTTAGACGACCTTAATTAAAATGGCATATTTTGAGAGAAAAGTCTGAAAACAGCTGCCACCGAGGTGTTTCAGTCCCATTGCCTGCTTCACATTagtcttgctctctctttcaggTTCACCACAAAACACCTGAATGACGAGTCCACTCCAAAAAACATCCGAACGATGCTTCAGTAACATTTCTATCGAAAGAGGATCAATGtactgacctaaaaaaaaaaagatgtataTGTTTACATAATTTAAAAGACTGGATGTTAATACTTGTGTATTTACATAGTCATTCCCTCCAACTTACTGAAACATATAGAACATGTACCTTTTACTTTGAAAAATGAGTTGGCTATACTGTAATTTTTGTTGAAGCACAAATTGTGGATATACCTTTCAGCCTTACAAAGCTTGGCAAGCAGCTTGGCAagcagcacttgaagaaacaagCACTCCGGTTGGTTCCTATGAGGGAGCGAGCAAATAAAAGGAGCTTCATTGGTGGTTCGTTGTCAACAGAAGCTGAATTCCGAATTGATGTCGAACCAGGTCCCAGATCACTTTGCGCTGTCTTCCTAACGCCTGTGGTGGTTCAATGTTGGCAAGACGGCACAAACTGACCTCTGAGACCATGCTACCCAATCCCTATCCATCTCTGTAGATCGGGATGATTGGATGGGTGTAAGCAATATGGTGCAAATTCCACCTAGTCTATCAGAAGGCAAGGGGAAGATTGTTCAAACCTatcagatctacaggagtgcctGTAGGGACTAGAAGTtggtttgggagggggggggggtgatggctTTCATTTGAAGTGGTTTCGGTAAGTTGGCGGACGTTGTTGTGCTTCGTTGGCAAGGAAGTGACGGTGCCATAAGAAATAAACCAATCAACCAAATGTTTTTGAGCCCGTGTGGCAGGAGGATGAGGATACAGTATGTCGtttagttttctttatttttcatgTATCAGGTGTGTTCCTTTTTGTATCTAACAGAAGTCCATTGCTCAAAGAAGCAGCTTTCAATACAAATTAAGTCATGACACGCAGTGGCAAAAACAATTCCTTCCTTTTTTTGAGATCTCTACTCTGGTAGTAGGATAGCGGTGATTCTGGTGAGCCTTTTCTCCTAGTTGTTCTCCTTTTATCCTCTTAAGGACGAGTGACGCCTCCGTCTGACTGTGGTCccgttctctaccctcctacctgaaGTGTACTCGTTCCCTCACCGTTGGTGTAAGTGTTGACTAGACTAGAGGGAGTTTCCCACACCTGTCCATTCTATGAAGGGGTGTGAGCGAGTGCACAATTTGAGAAGACGGGCCGAGAATTGGGCTGCGGTCACACTTCAAGACAGTCACTTCTGGTAGGGTGAAAAATAAATCCCTAAAAAAATGTACTCACAGCAGTCATCATTTCAGGTCACACAAAGTACCATTCTGTAGAATAAGGCCTTGTCGCTCGCTCCTATACTCTTACTTACATCCGAATGTGCAAATATATTTGTGTCACTGATTTTGTTTGGAGGCACTCCAAGATTAAATCTACACTCCATATCTTGGTTTGATGATTGATTTAAATATGTCAATTTCAGACTGGTGTTGACCCCTGTGTAACTTGTTGCCCTTTTTTGAgtagtttttgtgtgtgtgcagcattGTTTCATGCTAATGAACATTGACCAAAGGGGCATTATAGGAGTATTCTCGAAGCTCATTCAGCATG
This genomic interval carries:
- the LOC109900934 gene encoding protein FAM49A isoform X1, coding for MGNLLKVLTCTELEQGPNFFLDFENAQPTDCEREVWNQVNTVLQDSESILSGLQAYKGAGQEIRDAIQNPNDMLLQERAWNSVCPLVIRLKKFYGFSLRLEKALQGLLESLTCPPYTPTQHLEKEQALAKQFAEILHFTLRFDELKMRIPAIQNDFSYYRRTISRNRINNMNLDIESEVNNEMANRMSLFYAEATPMLKTLSTATTNFVTENKTLPLENTTDVLSTMASVCKVMLETPDYTSRFNSEDTLLFCMRVMVGVIILYDHVHPNGAFNKSSKIDMKGCIKVLKEQPADNVEGLLNALKFTTKHLNDESTPKNIRTMLQ
- the LOC109900934 gene encoding protein FAM49A isoform X3, translating into MLLQERAWNSVCPLVIRLKKFYGFSLRLEKALQGLLESLTCPPYTPTQHLEKEQALAKQFAEILHFTLRFDELKMRIPAIQNDFSYYRRTISRNRINNMNLDIESEVNNEMANRMSLFYAEATPMLKTLSTATTNFVTENKTLPLENTTDVLSTMASVCKVMLETPDYTSRFNSEDTLLFCMRVMVGVIILYDHVHPNGAFNKSSKIDMKGCIKVLKEQPADNVEGLLNALKFTTKHLNDESTPKNIRTMLQ
- the LOC109900934 gene encoding protein FAM49A isoform X2 is translated as MGNLLKVLTREIENYPHFFLDFENAQPTDCEREVWNQVNTVLQDSESILSGLQAYKGAGQEIRDAIQNPNDMLLQERAWNSVCPLVIRLKKFYGFSLRLEKALQGLLESLTCPPYTPTQHLEKEQALAKQFAEILHFTLRFDELKMRIPAIQNDFSYYRRTISRNRINNMNLDIESEVNNEMANRMSLFYAEATPMLKTLSTATTNFVTENKTLPLENTTDVLSTMASVCKVMLETPDYTSRFNSEDTLLFCMRVMVGVIILYDHVHPNGAFNKSSKIDMKGCIKVLKEQPADNVEGLLNALKFTTKHLNDESTPKNIRTMLQ